A window of Zingiber officinale cultivar Zhangliang chromosome 5A, Zo_v1.1, whole genome shotgun sequence contains these coding sequences:
- the LOC121980511 gene encoding calcium-dependent protein kinase 20-like isoform X2 — translation MGNCCAVPVVSGSIKQGRRNPYAIDPSRESQPRPSLEVLKHPTGRDIKSWYDLGREFGRGEFGVTYLCTDKKTGEHFACKSISKKKLRTTVDVEDVRREVEIMKHLPEHPHIVKLKDTYEDADSVHIVMELCEGGELFDRIVARGHYTERAAAMVIKTIVEVVQNCHQQGVMHRDLKPENFLFGNKKENAPLKAIDFGLSVFFRPGERFEEIVGSPYYMAPEVLKRNYGPEIDVWSAGVILYILLCGVPPFWAETEQGIAQAIILSAIDFKREPWPKISDNAKDLVRQMLNPDPKTRFTAPQVLDHPWLQNASKAPNVNLGETVRARLQQFSVINKFKKKVLRADADGNGFLDYGEFVTLSIHLRRIGNDEHLQRAFQYFDKNKSGYIEIEELKHSLSDDLGPDHEEVIHAIIHDVDTDKDGKISFKEFAAMMKAGTDWRKASRQYSRERFNSLSAKLMKDGSLLLKSERTEPA, via the exons ATGGGTAATTGTTGCGCCGTCCCTGTCGTTTCGGGCAGCATTAAACAGGGTCGGCGGAACCCTTATGCGATCGATCCCAGTCGGGAATCCCAACCCAGGCCCAGTCTCGAGGTCCTTAAGCATCCGACCGGTCGCGACATCAAAAGCTGGTACGACCTCGGGCGGGAGTTCGGCCGGGGGGAGTTCGGTGTAACCTACCTCTGCACCGACAAGAAAACGGGAGAGCATTTCGCCTGCAAATCCATCTCCAAGAAGAAGCTGCGGACTACTGTCGATGTCGAGGATGTGCGGAGGGAGGTGGAGATCATGAAGCATTTGCCGGAGCACCCCCACATAGTGAAGCTCAAGGATACCTATGAGGATGCCGATTCCGTTCACATCGTCATGGAGCTCTGTGAAGGTGGGGAGCTGTTCGATCGGATTGTTGCGAGGGGGCACTACACCGAGCGGGCGGCTGCCATGGTCATCAAGACCATTGTTGAAGTGGTTCAG AATTGCCACCAGCAAGGGGTGATGCACCGAGATCTCAAACCTGAGAATTTCTTGTTCGGAAACAAAAAGGAAAATGCCCCTTTAAAAGCAATTGATTTTGGGTTATCTGTTTTTTTTAGACCAG GTGAACGTTTTGAAGAGATAGTTGGCAGCCCTTACTACATGGCTCCAGAGGTTTTAAAACGAAACTATGGCCCAGAAATTGATGTCTGGAGTGCAGGAGTTATACTTTACATTCTGCTTTGTGGTGTACCGCCATTTTGGGCAG AAACAGAGCAAGGCATTGCACAGGCAATCATTCTCAGTGCcattgattttaaaagagaaccaTGGCCCAAGATTTCTGATAATGCTAAAGATCTTGTCAGGCAGATGCTTAACCCGGATCCTAAGACACGTTTCACAGCTCCACAAGTGCTTG ATCATCCTTGGCTGCAGAATGCCAGTAAGGCACCCAATGTAAATCTTGGTGAAACTGTTCGGGCAAGACTCCAGCAATTTTCAgtgataaataaatttaaaaagaaagttcTTAGG GCTGATGCTGATGGAAATGGTTTCCTCGACTATGGAGAATTTGTTACTCTCTCCATTCACCTCAGAAGGATTGGAAACGATGAGCACCTGCAGAGAGCTTTCCAATACTTTGATAAAAATAAGAGTGGATACATTGAAATTGAAGAGCTCAAGCACTCTCTGTCTGATGACTTAGGTCCGGATCATGAAGAAGTCATCCATGCCATTATTCATGATGTAGACACTGACAAG GATGGGAAAATAAGTTTCAAGGAGTTTGCTGCGATGATGAAGGCAGGTACAGATTGGAGGAAAGCTTCACGGCAGTACTCGAGGGAGAGGTTCAACAGCCTAAGTGCAAAACTGATGAAAGATGGATCTTTGCTGCTAAAAAGTGAGAGAACCGAACCAGCCTAA
- the LOC121980511 gene encoding calcium-dependent protein kinase 20-like isoform X1, with product MGNCCAVPVVSGSIKQGRRNPYAIDPSRESQPRPSLEVLKHPTGRDIKSWYDLGREFGRGEFGVTYLCTDKKTGEHFACKSISKKKLRTTVDVEDVRREVEIMKHLPEHPHIVKLKDTYEDADSVHIVMELCEGGELFDRIVARGHYTERAAAMVIKTIVEVVQNCHQQGVMHRDLKPENFLFGNKKENAPLKAIDFGLSVFFRPGERFEEIVGSPYYMAPEVLKRNYGPEIDVWSAGVILYILLCGVPPFWAETEQGIAQAIILSAIDFKREPWPKISDNAKDLVRQMLNPDPKTRFTAPQVLDHPWLQNASKAPNVNLGETVRARLQQFSVINKFKKKVLRVIAEHLSVEEVADIKEMFENLDINKKGQINFDELKYGLLKLGRQVADSDVKAIMEVADADGNGFLDYGEFVTLSIHLRRIGNDEHLQRAFQYFDKNKSGYIEIEELKHSLSDDLGPDHEEVIHAIIHDVDTDKDGKISFKEFAAMMKAGTDWRKASRQYSRERFNSLSAKLMKDGSLLLKSERTEPA from the exons ATGGGTAATTGTTGCGCCGTCCCTGTCGTTTCGGGCAGCATTAAACAGGGTCGGCGGAACCCTTATGCGATCGATCCCAGTCGGGAATCCCAACCCAGGCCCAGTCTCGAGGTCCTTAAGCATCCGACCGGTCGCGACATCAAAAGCTGGTACGACCTCGGGCGGGAGTTCGGCCGGGGGGAGTTCGGTGTAACCTACCTCTGCACCGACAAGAAAACGGGAGAGCATTTCGCCTGCAAATCCATCTCCAAGAAGAAGCTGCGGACTACTGTCGATGTCGAGGATGTGCGGAGGGAGGTGGAGATCATGAAGCATTTGCCGGAGCACCCCCACATAGTGAAGCTCAAGGATACCTATGAGGATGCCGATTCCGTTCACATCGTCATGGAGCTCTGTGAAGGTGGGGAGCTGTTCGATCGGATTGTTGCGAGGGGGCACTACACCGAGCGGGCGGCTGCCATGGTCATCAAGACCATTGTTGAAGTGGTTCAG AATTGCCACCAGCAAGGGGTGATGCACCGAGATCTCAAACCTGAGAATTTCTTGTTCGGAAACAAAAAGGAAAATGCCCCTTTAAAAGCAATTGATTTTGGGTTATCTGTTTTTTTTAGACCAG GTGAACGTTTTGAAGAGATAGTTGGCAGCCCTTACTACATGGCTCCAGAGGTTTTAAAACGAAACTATGGCCCAGAAATTGATGTCTGGAGTGCAGGAGTTATACTTTACATTCTGCTTTGTGGTGTACCGCCATTTTGGGCAG AAACAGAGCAAGGCATTGCACAGGCAATCATTCTCAGTGCcattgattttaaaagagaaccaTGGCCCAAGATTTCTGATAATGCTAAAGATCTTGTCAGGCAGATGCTTAACCCGGATCCTAAGACACGTTTCACAGCTCCACAAGTGCTTG ATCATCCTTGGCTGCAGAATGCCAGTAAGGCACCCAATGTAAATCTTGGTGAAACTGTTCGGGCAAGACTCCAGCAATTTTCAgtgataaataaatttaaaaagaaagttcTTAGG GTGATAGCTGAACACTTGTCAGTAGAGGAGGTTGCTGACATAAAGGAAATGTTTGAAAATTTGGATATCAACAAAAAAGGGCAAATAAATTTTGACGAGTTAAAATATGGTTTACTTAAGCTTGGACGCCAGGTTGCTGATTCAGACGTCAAAGCAATAATGGAAGTA GCTGATGCTGATGGAAATGGTTTCCTCGACTATGGAGAATTTGTTACTCTCTCCATTCACCTCAGAAGGATTGGAAACGATGAGCACCTGCAGAGAGCTTTCCAATACTTTGATAAAAATAAGAGTGGATACATTGAAATTGAAGAGCTCAAGCACTCTCTGTCTGATGACTTAGGTCCGGATCATGAAGAAGTCATCCATGCCATTATTCATGATGTAGACACTGACAAG GATGGGAAAATAAGTTTCAAGGAGTTTGCTGCGATGATGAAGGCAGGTACAGATTGGAGGAAAGCTTCACGGCAGTACTCGAGGGAGAGGTTCAACAGCCTAAGTGCAAAACTGATGAAAGATGGATCTTTGCTGCTAAAAAGTGAGAGAACCGAACCAGCCTAA